In Nicotiana tabacum cultivar K326 chromosome 2, ASM71507v2, whole genome shotgun sequence, the following proteins share a genomic window:
- the LOC107800261 gene encoding GDSL esterase/lipase At5g55050, whose protein sequence is MASPFFFFSSLFSSFFLLCFKLCVAQSVPAAYMFGDSLIDVGNNNHFGTIIKANFPYNGVDYPGGKPTGRFCNGKNSADFLAEKLGVPTPPPYLADKNNVFANGVSFASGGAGIFNGTNDNLLSKALHMSQQVQFFSIVQQRLVNQLGSDAAHKQLSKSVFAIVIGSNDMINYFKSDSKLPKTTAPQQFVDQMVSSVQGQLKQLYGLGARKFVIVGVGSVGCMPLLRYQSANKSGECSQQANYWTNKYNQGLQSVLQGLQSELKDFNYSYLDTFNLLLNVIQNPATYGFSEVKAACCGLGRLNANLPCTPISTFCSNRSGHVFWDRYHPTEAADRIIIDSAFDGKQYIFPMNVKQLIAL, encoded by the exons ATGgcttctcctttcttcttcttctcttccttgttttcttctttctttctcttatgTTTTAAACTATGTGTAGCACAGTCAGTGCCAGCGGCTTACATGTTTGGTGACTCGCTTATAGACGTTGGCAATAACAACCATTTTGGTACAATTATTAAAGCTAATTTTCCTTACAATGGTGTTGATTATCCTGGTGGAAAACCTACTGGAAGATTTTGCAATGGGAAAAACTCTGCCGATTTTCTAG CTGAGAAATTAGGAGTACCAACGCCTCCTCCATACTTGGCCGACAAGAACAATGTGTTCGCCAATGGTGTAAGCTTTGCCTCTGGTGGAGCTGGAATTTTTAATGGCACCAACGATAACCTTCTT AGTAAAGCACTTCATATGTCACAACAAGTGCAGTTTTTCTCCATTGTTCAACAAAGATTGGTGAATCAATTAGGATCTGATGCTGCACATAAGCAACTGTCAAAGTCTGTTTTTGCTATTGTAATTGGAAGTAATGATATGATTAATTATTTCAAATCCGATTCAAAACTCCCTAAGACTACAGCACCCCAGCAATTCGTCGATCAAATGGTTTCCTCTGTACAGGGCCAGCTCAAG CAATTGTATGGTCTAGGTGCACGAAAATTTGTGATTGTTGGGGTAGGATCAGTTGGATGCATGCCATTGCTAAGATATCAAAGTGCCAATAAATCTGGTGAATGCTCCCAACAAGCTAATTACTGGACAAACAAATATAACCAAGGACTTCAGTCCGTGCTACAAGGGTTGCAGTCTGAACTGAAGGATTTCAATTACTCATATTTAGACACATTCAATTTGTTGCTCAATGTCATCCAAAATCCAGCTACTTACG GTTTTAGTGAAGTGAAAGCTGCTTGTTGTGGACTGGGAAGACTAAATGCTAATCTCCCTTGCACCCCAATTTCCACGTTCTGTTCCAATAGAAGTGGCCATGTTTTTTGGGATAGATATCATCCAACTGAAGCAGCTGATCGCATAATTATTGACTCAGCTTTTGATGGCAAACAATATATCTTTCCAATGAACGTCAAGCAACTGATTGCCTTGTAG
- the LOC107800260 gene encoding putative tetraacyldisaccharide 4'-kinase, mitochondrial isoform X1, which translates to MEKLRKMVNHIAYTPPQDRFHTLSTLQLSLIPLLSLASTLYGVALPLRHRLYQLGLLHKDRLPVPVISVGNLTWGGNGKTPMVEFLALWLAAAGISPLILTRLYKHKARILRKCFLLQGYGDADEAKMLQRHLYGIPVKIGVGANRAVTAASFLKRYGHISPCKHGNTDLDRLFSDNKKGNSSYCDQIGVAILDDGMQHISLWRDVEIVMVNAMIPWGNHQLIPLGPLREPLTALARADIVVIHHADLVSEKDVEAIASEIRTVKNSFPIFLSRLAPLYFLKARNMSHKLALMDICNTLVLCVSAIGSAESFVETIKKLGPTYVDQLGFSDHHLFQAKDIDMIRMRLRNLQSEFSMKPIVVVTEKDYDRAPEVLTYLDPYEVLVLCSCLQILPHKGSTEETFKKCLWQHLEVGCKLQF; encoded by the exons ATGGAGAAACTGAGGAAAATGGTGAACCACATAGCCTATACACCACCCCAAGACAGGTTCCATACACTCTCCACACTCCAACTCTCTCTAATCCCTCTTCTCTCATTAGCTTCCACTCTCTACGGCGTCGCACTTCCCCTCCGTCATCGCCTTTACCAACTTGGTCTGCTTCACAAAGACAG GTTGCCGGTGCCAGTGATTAGCGTTGGGAATTTAACTTGGGGAGGTAATGGGAAGACTCCAATGGTTGAATTTCTTGCACTTTGGTTGGCTGCTGCTGGAATTTCACCTCTTATTCTCACAAGG TTGTACAAACACAAGGCTCGTATTTTGCGAAAATGTTTTCTTCTGCAGGGTTATGGTGATGCAGATGAAGCAAAAATGCTCCAAAGGCATCTGTATGGGATACCTGTGAAGATTGGAGTAGGTGCAAACAGGGCCGTTACGGCTGCCAGTTTTCTGAAAAGATATGGCCACATCAGCCCTTGCAAGCATGGTAACACGGATTTGGACAGACTTTTCTCTGATAACAAAAAGGGAAATAGTTCTTATTGTGACCAAATTGGGGTTGCAATCCTAGATGATGGAATGCAG CATATCAGTTTGTGGCGTGACGTCGAGATTGTAATGGTGAATGCAATGATTCCATGGGGGAACCATCAGTTAATTCCACTTGGACCATTAAGGGAACCTTTGACTGCACTTGCACGAGCAGATATAGTTGTAATCCATCACGCGGACTTG GTCTCAGAAAAGGACGTTGAGGCCATAGCATCAGAAATTCGAACAGTAAAAAATTCTTTTCCTATATTCTTGAGCAGATTGGCACCTTTATACTTTCTTAAAGCTCGCAACATGTCTCACAAATTGGCTTTGATGGACATCTGTAATACACTTGTCTTATGTGTCTCAGCAATTGGATCTGCTGAATCTTTTGTTGAGACAATAAAGAAG CTGGGGCCAACATATGTTGATCAGTTAGGCTTTAGTGACCATCATTTATTTCAAGCTAAG GATATTGATATGATCAGAATGAGACTTCGGAATCTTCAATCAGAGTTTTCTATGAAGCCTATTGTTGTTGTAACGGAAAAG GACTATGATAGAGCTCCCGAGGTTCTTACGTATTTGGATCCATATGAAGTGTTGGTGCTTTGCTCCTGCTTGCAAATTCTACCTCATAAAGGAAGCACAGAAGAAACATTTAAGAAGTGCCTGTGGCAGCATTTGGAGGTTGGCTGCAAGCTTCAATTCTAA
- the LOC107800260 gene encoding putative tetraacyldisaccharide 4'-kinase, mitochondrial isoform X3 — MEKLRKMVNHIAYTPPQDRFHTLSTLQLSLIPLLSLASTLYGVALPLRHRLYQLGLLHKDRLPVPVISVGNLTWGGNGKTPMVEFLALWLAAAGISPLILTRLYKHKARILRKCFLLQGYGDADEAKMLQRHLYGIPVKIGVGANRAVTAASFLKRYGHISPCKHGNTDLDRLFSDNKKGNSSYCDQIGVAILDDGMQHISLWRDVEIVMVNAMIPWGNHQLIPLGPLREPLTALARADIVVIHHADLVSEKDVEAIASEIRTVKNSFPIFLSRLAPLYFLKARNMSHKLALMDICNTLVLCVSAIGSAESFVETIKKLGPTYVDQLGFSDHHLFQAKDYDRAPEVLTYLDPYEVLVLCSCLQILPHKGSTEETFKKCLWQHLEVGCKLQF, encoded by the exons ATGGAGAAACTGAGGAAAATGGTGAACCACATAGCCTATACACCACCCCAAGACAGGTTCCATACACTCTCCACACTCCAACTCTCTCTAATCCCTCTTCTCTCATTAGCTTCCACTCTCTACGGCGTCGCACTTCCCCTCCGTCATCGCCTTTACCAACTTGGTCTGCTTCACAAAGACAG GTTGCCGGTGCCAGTGATTAGCGTTGGGAATTTAACTTGGGGAGGTAATGGGAAGACTCCAATGGTTGAATTTCTTGCACTTTGGTTGGCTGCTGCTGGAATTTCACCTCTTATTCTCACAAGG TTGTACAAACACAAGGCTCGTATTTTGCGAAAATGTTTTCTTCTGCAGGGTTATGGTGATGCAGATGAAGCAAAAATGCTCCAAAGGCATCTGTATGGGATACCTGTGAAGATTGGAGTAGGTGCAAACAGGGCCGTTACGGCTGCCAGTTTTCTGAAAAGATATGGCCACATCAGCCCTTGCAAGCATGGTAACACGGATTTGGACAGACTTTTCTCTGATAACAAAAAGGGAAATAGTTCTTATTGTGACCAAATTGGGGTTGCAATCCTAGATGATGGAATGCAG CATATCAGTTTGTGGCGTGACGTCGAGATTGTAATGGTGAATGCAATGATTCCATGGGGGAACCATCAGTTAATTCCACTTGGACCATTAAGGGAACCTTTGACTGCACTTGCACGAGCAGATATAGTTGTAATCCATCACGCGGACTTG GTCTCAGAAAAGGACGTTGAGGCCATAGCATCAGAAATTCGAACAGTAAAAAATTCTTTTCCTATATTCTTGAGCAGATTGGCACCTTTATACTTTCTTAAAGCTCGCAACATGTCTCACAAATTGGCTTTGATGGACATCTGTAATACACTTGTCTTATGTGTCTCAGCAATTGGATCTGCTGAATCTTTTGTTGAGACAATAAAGAAG CTGGGGCCAACATATGTTGATCAGTTAGGCTTTAGTGACCATCATTTATTTCAAGCTAAG GACTATGATAGAGCTCCCGAGGTTCTTACGTATTTGGATCCATATGAAGTGTTGGTGCTTTGCTCCTGCTTGCAAATTCTACCTCATAAAGGAAGCACAGAAGAAACATTTAAGAAGTGCCTGTGGCAGCATTTGGAGGTTGGCTGCAAGCTTCAATTCTAA
- the LOC107800260 gene encoding putative tetraacyldisaccharide 4'-kinase, mitochondrial isoform X2: protein MEKLRKMVNHIAYTPPQDRFHTLSTLQLSLIPLLSLASTLYGVALPLRHRLYQLGLLHKDRLPVPVISVGNLTWGGNGKTPMVEFLALWLAAAGISPLILTRGYGDADEAKMLQRHLYGIPVKIGVGANRAVTAASFLKRYGHISPCKHGNTDLDRLFSDNKKGNSSYCDQIGVAILDDGMQHISLWRDVEIVMVNAMIPWGNHQLIPLGPLREPLTALARADIVVIHHADLVSEKDVEAIASEIRTVKNSFPIFLSRLAPLYFLKARNMSHKLALMDICNTLVLCVSAIGSAESFVETIKKLGPTYVDQLGFSDHHLFQAKDIDMIRMRLRNLQSEFSMKPIVVVTEKDYDRAPEVLTYLDPYEVLVLCSCLQILPHKGSTEETFKKCLWQHLEVGCKLQF from the exons ATGGAGAAACTGAGGAAAATGGTGAACCACATAGCCTATACACCACCCCAAGACAGGTTCCATACACTCTCCACACTCCAACTCTCTCTAATCCCTCTTCTCTCATTAGCTTCCACTCTCTACGGCGTCGCACTTCCCCTCCGTCATCGCCTTTACCAACTTGGTCTGCTTCACAAAGACAG GTTGCCGGTGCCAGTGATTAGCGTTGGGAATTTAACTTGGGGAGGTAATGGGAAGACTCCAATGGTTGAATTTCTTGCACTTTGGTTGGCTGCTGCTGGAATTTCACCTCTTATTCTCACAAGG GGTTATGGTGATGCAGATGAAGCAAAAATGCTCCAAAGGCATCTGTATGGGATACCTGTGAAGATTGGAGTAGGTGCAAACAGGGCCGTTACGGCTGCCAGTTTTCTGAAAAGATATGGCCACATCAGCCCTTGCAAGCATGGTAACACGGATTTGGACAGACTTTTCTCTGATAACAAAAAGGGAAATAGTTCTTATTGTGACCAAATTGGGGTTGCAATCCTAGATGATGGAATGCAG CATATCAGTTTGTGGCGTGACGTCGAGATTGTAATGGTGAATGCAATGATTCCATGGGGGAACCATCAGTTAATTCCACTTGGACCATTAAGGGAACCTTTGACTGCACTTGCACGAGCAGATATAGTTGTAATCCATCACGCGGACTTG GTCTCAGAAAAGGACGTTGAGGCCATAGCATCAGAAATTCGAACAGTAAAAAATTCTTTTCCTATATTCTTGAGCAGATTGGCACCTTTATACTTTCTTAAAGCTCGCAACATGTCTCACAAATTGGCTTTGATGGACATCTGTAATACACTTGTCTTATGTGTCTCAGCAATTGGATCTGCTGAATCTTTTGTTGAGACAATAAAGAAG CTGGGGCCAACATATGTTGATCAGTTAGGCTTTAGTGACCATCATTTATTTCAAGCTAAG GATATTGATATGATCAGAATGAGACTTCGGAATCTTCAATCAGAGTTTTCTATGAAGCCTATTGTTGTTGTAACGGAAAAG GACTATGATAGAGCTCCCGAGGTTCTTACGTATTTGGATCCATATGAAGTGTTGGTGCTTTGCTCCTGCTTGCAAATTCTACCTCATAAAGGAAGCACAGAAGAAACATTTAAGAAGTGCCTGTGGCAGCATTTGGAGGTTGGCTGCAAGCTTCAATTCTAA